Proteins from one Stegostoma tigrinum isolate sSteTig4 chromosome 17, sSteTig4.hap1, whole genome shotgun sequence genomic window:
- the si:ch211-256a21.4 gene encoding uncharacterized protein si:ch211-256a21.4 — MGIRRRELRCRLLQNTVVIIGSVALIYSVCSPSWYQSKGLWSMSEFTNTNTSQQTELDHLLSRAVEAERVFGVIATMMAITAICIALLLICCWNPDTYTESKMNPGRILHPGKLLIVILVPTALLYFIAWSLFTNRHMEQMKNDITQFGSAYWVGMCAWFTLLVILPIIYMMEQCSHRELEI; from the exons ATGGGGATACGGAGAAGGGAGCTGAGGTGCAGGTTGTTGCAGAACACCGTTGTAATAATCGGCTCTGTCGCTTTGATCTACTCGGTTTGTAGCCCTAGCTGGTATCAGAGCAAGGGGCTGTGGTCCATGTCGGAATTCACAAATACAAACACCTCTCAACAGACTGAACTTGACCACCTGCTTAGCCGAG CAGTGGAAGCAGAACGTGTATTTGGGGTGATTGCGACTATGATGGCAATCACAGCCATCTGTATCGCATTACTGCTCATCTGTTGCTGGAACCCAGATACCTATACTGAATCCAAGATGAATCCTGGGCGGATACTGCATCCAGGAAAATTGCTGATTGTAATTCTGGTGCCAACTG CTCTACTATATTTCATCGCATGGTCTTTGTTCACCAACCGTCACATGGAACAAATGAAGAATGATATCACACAATTTGGCTCTGCATActgggtgggaatgtgtgctTGGTTCACACTGCTAGTTATTTTACCAATTATTTACATGATGGAGCAGTGCTCACACCGAGAACTCGAAATATAA